In the genome of Candidatus Phytoplasma solani, the window ATTGTGTTGCATTAATTAAAAAACTATTGCAATTTTCGTGTTTGCAATTTGGATTATTGCAGTATTTGTGTTGGTTTAAGTAATTTTTGCGAACATTTGTAAAATAATTTAATGGTTTTTGTTCGATTGGATCTAATTTGTGATTGGGTTGATTTTGTTTTCTTTGTAATCCTATTTTAGGTGTAATATCTAGATATATAGTTAAATTAGGTTTAATTAAGAAATGATTTATGATTTTTGAAGTCGTTATTTCGTCGCCATAATCAAGGTTCATATCGTCACTTTGATAAGCAAAAGTAGAATCATACCAACGATCAACTAAAACAATATAACCTTTTGATAAACCAGGAATAATGAGCTCTTCTTGGGTTTGGAGCATGTTAGTTAAACTAAGTAAAAATCTAGTATTAGGTGATAAATTTGATTGATTTAAAAATAAATTTCTAATTGGTTTACCAATTAAAGAGCTTCCTAATCCTTGACACAAAATTACTTTTTTGTGTTGATTTTTTAAATATTTTTTTAATTGTTTAATTAAAGTTGTTTTTCCGCTGCCATCTAATCCTTCAAAAACGATTAATTTATTTGTCATTTGAGTGCACCATTTTTTTAATTAAATTAATTGGTGAAAAAGAGATGAATTGGTTGGTAAGTAAGGTTTGTAAGAATTGATTTGCATTGTTAGAAAATAGATTAATGACTTGATTTATTCCTTGAACTTTGCCATTTGCAATTTTGTTGTTTAATCTTTGGGATTCAATGGTATTGTTAGTTAATAAATAGAATTCAAAACGGGTGTCGAGTTTTTTTAATTGTTGGGCTTCGACAATTGTTTGTTTGTATCGGTCTCTCAGGCATGTTTTGAAATTAAAAGCGATAATCCGTTTGGTTTTAGTGAATAAAACCAAATCGAATTTGATGTCGGGGATGAAAAACAAGTAAGCCTGGGGGTATAAATTGATGATTCCCTTGTTGTTTAGATAAAGCAAAATTAAGTATTCATTGATTTTACCGCGGATTGTCTTTTGGCTTTGGGAGTTGTATTGGTTTTTATCTAGATATTTATTTAGATTATTGTGAGATTCTAACATATATTCATTAAAAGGCTTAGTAAAAAAAGATGGTTGACATATTTGTTTGGTTATGTTAACACATGAATTTTGATTATTAAAAACATTAATATTTTTGAAATGTAAATTAGTTAATTGATTCATTTTATTATTTCCTTTTTTAATTTAAAACTTCAAATTTTTGGATTTGTTTGTAAAAATTAAAATTACATTCACCTAGTTGTCCACTGCGGTTTTTGGCAATGATTAAATTAGTGAATGGGTTATTGTCTGGTTTTTGATAATAACTTTCGCGGTGTAAAAACATTACAACATCAGCATCTTGTTCGATAGTGCCTGAATCTCTTAAATCCGATAATTGTGGTGATTTGACTTCTCTTATGTTTGTCGCGCGATTCATTTGACTTAAAGCTATGATTGGAATATTAAGTTCACTTGCTAGTTTTTTGAGTTCACGCGAAATTACTGCTGTTGCTTGATAGGTATTGTAATTTTGTTCTTCTTTTAATAAGTGTAAATAATCAATAAAAACAACATCAAGTCCTTTTGTATATTTCATTTGGCGACATTTGTTTTTAATATCTTCAATTTTATTATTTCTATCATCATCAATTAAAATATTTAATTTAGTTAATTCAAATTCAGCTTTGGCTAATGCAAATCTATCTTCTTTATTTAAGGTTTTGTGTTGCAGTTTTGTTAAGGGTACTTGTGATACTGATGAAATTAAACGAATTCCTAATTCTTCTGATGTCATTTCTAAACTAAAAATTACTGCATTTTGTTTTTTTGGTTTTGATTCTAATTCTTGTTTTTGATGAAAATTTTTTGTAATGTTTGTGATTAAATTTAGCATAAAAGCGGTTTTACCCATTCCAGTTCTTGCGCCTAAAATAATTAATTGTTTATTTTTAAACCCAGAAACTAATTCATCGAGATTGTCAAAACCTGTTTTAATTCCTATAAACTGGTTATCTTCGTTATCAGTAATAATGTTTTGGCGAAGAGAAGGGATTAATGTTTTTGTAGAAATAAAAGGTGATTTAGTATTTTGGATAAATCCTTCAACTTGATTTTTGACTGTTTGTAAATAATTATGTATATTTTTAGTTTTTGATAATTCAATAGGTAAATGTTTGATTAAATCTAATAAATCAGTTTTAAGGGTGTTTTCTTTGATTAAATCAATATAAGTGTCTAAATATTGAGTTGGTGGGGTTTCTTCGGTTAATTCAATCAAATAGTCAATTCCTCCTATTTTGTTTAAATTATTATTAGTTTCTAAAGTAGAACTAACAGAAACGTAATCAATCTCGCGATTTAGTTTTCGTAGGTGCTTCATTGCCTCAAATATATAGCGATGTTGTGATG includes:
- the dnaB gene encoding replicative DNA helicase, producing MLEAERALLGSLFLNPEKMDAVRILIETRNFTTSQHRYIFEAMKHLRKLNREIDYVSVSSTLETNNNLNKIGGIDYLIELTEETPPTQYLDTYIDLIKENTLKTDLLDLIKHLPIELSKTKNIHNYLQTVKNQVEGFIQNTKSPFISTKTLIPSLRQNIITDNEDNQFIGIKTGFDNLDELVSGFKNKQLIILGARTGMGKTAFMLNLITNITKNFHQKQELESKPKKQNAVIFSLEMTSEELGIRLISSVSQVPLTKLQHKTLNKEDRFALAKAEFELTKLNILIDDDRNNKIEDIKNKCRQMKYTKGLDVVFIDYLHLLKEEQNYNTYQATAVISRELKKLASELNIPIIALSQMNRATNIREVKSPQLSDLRDSGTIEQDADVVMFLHRESYYQKPDNNPFTNLIIAKNRSGQLGECNFNFYKQIQKFEVLN
- the tmk gene encoding dTMP kinase, which produces MTNKLIVFEGLDGSGKTTLIKQLKKYLKNQHKKVILCQGLGSSLIGKPIRNLFLNQSNLSPNTRFLLSLTNMLQTQEELIIPGLSKGYIVLVDRWYDSTFAYQSDDMNLDYGDEITTSKIINHFLIKPNLTIYLDITPKIGLQRKQNQPNHKLDPIEQKPLNYFTNVRKNYLNQHKYCNNPNCKHENCNSFLINATQSKNKILKQIIKILTIKKIF